A region of Nerophis ophidion isolate RoL-2023_Sa linkage group LG28, RoL_Noph_v1.0, whole genome shotgun sequence DNA encodes the following proteins:
- the LOC133545354 gene encoding zinc finger protein 33A-like isoform X3, with the protein MSKLQMLRALVDQRLTAAVEEIFVVLERTIAEYEVKLSRTKEDCNQLLDAVFKKDQVVLHRTDVQQVSAESHEEIPSKQQEWSSSVGQKELQAPFHIKEDQLHDEDEAHSLQLHHSQSEENRGAELVSPHITEADGEHCEDIKSEPDGIFAPLSDMDHMMSDSSDHSDHIQKLLESKNDSKGDTRHHTNNKHFDCSECGKSFRRKSNFTVHMRIHNGEKLFTCSVCKKSFSTKLIMTRHMRTHTGEKPFTCSVCKKSFSIKESMTRHMKTHTGEKPFTCSICKKRFSRKLEMSTHMRRHTGEKPFTCSVCKKSFFRKQHMTRHMRTHAGEKPFRCTVCVKRFRFRNQVSEHKCVTVMEAAGN; encoded by the exons ATGTCTAAATTACagatgttgagagcgttggtggatcagcgactaactgctgccgttgaagaaatatttgtagtgttagaaagaacgatagcagaatacgaggtgaaactttctagaacaaaagaggattgcaatcaactactggacgctgttttcaagaaagatcaagttgtgttacacagaacag acgtccagcaggtgtcagcagagagtcatgaagagattccctccaagcagcaggagtggagttcaagtgtgggacagaaggagctacaggccccctTTCACATTAAAGAGGATCAGCttcatgatgaagatgaagctcattCCTTACAGCtgcatcacagtcaaagtgaggagaacagaggggcggagcttgtaagtccgcacatcacagaagctgatggagagcattgtgaagatataaagtcagaaccagacggcatctttgctccactgtcagacatggaccacatgatgtcagactcttctgatcacagtgaccacatccaaaaacttttggagagtaaaaatgactctaaaggtgatacgagacatcacactaacaacaaacactttgactgctctgaatgtgggaaatcatttagacggaagagtaattttacagtacacatgagaatacataatGGAGAGAAactttttacttgctctgtttgtaagaagagtttctccacaaaactTATCATGActagacacatgagaacacatactggagagaaaccttttacttgctctgtttgtaagaagagtttctccataaAGGAAAGCATGACtagacacatgaaaacacacactggagagaaaccttttacttgctctatTTGTAAGAAGAGGTTTTCCAGAAAGCTAGAAATGTCCACGCACATGAGAAGACAtaccggagagaaaccttttacttgctctgtttgtaagaaaagtttcttcagaaagcaacacatgaccagacacatgagaacacacgctgGAGAGAAACCGTTTCGTTGCACTGTGTGTGTTAAAAGGTTCAGGTTTAGGAATCAGGTCAGTGagcacaagtgtgtaacagtcatggaagctgcagggaattaa
- the LOC133545305 gene encoding gastrula zinc finger protein XlCGF57.1-like isoform X2, translating into MVKEDPSKKKTRCHRPSGVSFSSLTRTLPCKKEKEEEEEEHSISQEGEHIEGLVEFPVTGVPVKSEGNEVKGESEERGGAEPPSSSSTQHMTTEADGDHCGGSQADKLLAPLSDSEDPTSHSPDTDDEDSKDDKTCHANNTHFKCSHCDKTFKYPCYLKTHMRRHTGEKPFVCSICGRGFTRSQSLKLHRIIHTEEKPFICLICSKGFVLSNHLKVHMRIHTGEKPFICSICGKGFVQNNNLKVHIRTHTGEKPFICSICGKVFVQSNNLKVHMTTHTVENTVSCSTCGKGFTQSQYLKVHMRTHTGEKPFSCSICGKGFTLSHHLKVHTRTHSGEKPFSCSICGKVFIQSNNLKVHMTTHTGEKTVSCSTCGKGFTRSQYLKVHMRTHTGKKTFSCSTCGKGFTHGHHLKVHTRTHTGEKPFSCSICGKGFTESQHLKRHTRTHTGEKSHSCSICNRSFCERPNLVVHMRTHPGEKVLSCSVCGERFSYKYQCKKHKCAGENSSSKCNRRI; encoded by the coding sequence ATGGTAAAGGAGGATCCATCAAAAAAGAAGACCAGGTGCCACAgaccctctggcgtctccttttcctctttgacacggacccttccctgtaaaaaggaaaaggaagaggaagaggaggaacacagtattagtcaggagggagagcatattgaaggactggtggagttcccagtgactggtgtccctgtgaagagtgaaggtaatgaggtcaaaggtgaaagtgaggagaggggaggggcggagcctccaagcagcagctcaacacaacacatgacaacagaagctgatggagaccactgtggaggatcacaagcagacaagctcttagctccactatcagatagtgaggacccaacgtcacactctcctgacactgatgatgaagactctaaagatgataagacatgtcacgctaacaacactcacttcaaatgttctcactgtgacaaaaccttcAAATACCCTTGTtatctgaaaacacacatgagaagacacaccggagaaaaaccttttgtctgttcaatatgtggaagaggttttacacgaagtcagagtttgaaGTTACACAGGATAATACACACtgaagaaaaaccttttatctgtttaatctgtagtaaaggttttgttctAAGTaaccatttgaaagtacacatgagaatacacactggtgaaaaaccttttatttgttcaatctgtggtaaaggttttgtacaaaataacaatttgaaagtacacattagaacacacactggtgaaaaaccttttatctgttcaatctgtggtaaagtttttgtacaaagtaacaatttgaaagtgcacatgacaaCACATACTGTTGAAAATACggtttcctgttcaacctgtggtaaaggttttacacaaagtcaatatttgaaagtacacatgagaacacacactggtgaaaaaccgttttcctgttcaatttgtggtaaaggttttacacttAGTcaccatttgaaagtacacacgagAACGCACAGtggcgaaaaacctttttcctgttcaatctgtggtaaagtttttatacaaagtaacaatttgaaagtacacatgacaacacacactggtgaaaaaactgtTTCCTGTTCAacttgtggtaaaggttttacacgaagtcaatatttgaaagtacacatgagaacacatactggtaaaaaaacattttcctgttcaacctgtggtaaaggttttacacatggtcaccatttgaaagtacacacgagaacgcacactggcgaaaaacctttttcctgttcaatctgtggtaaaggttttacagagagtcaacatttgaaaagacacactagaacacacactggtgaaaaatcccattcctgttcaatctgcaacagaagcttttgtgaacgACCAAACCTcgtagtacacatgagaacacacccaggagagaaagttttgagttgcagtgtgtgtggtgaaagattctcttataaataccagtgtaagaaacacaagtgtgctggtgagaacagcagcagcaaatgtaaccgcaggatttga
- the LOC133545354 gene encoding zinc finger protein 33A-like isoform X2 — protein sequence MSKLQMLRALVDQRLTAAVEEIFVVLERTIAEYEVKLSRTKEDCNQLLDAVFKKDQVVLHRTADVQQVSAESHEEIPSKQQEWSSSVGQKELQAPFHIKEDQLHDEDEAHSLQLHHSQSEENRGAELVSPHITEADGEHCEDIKSEPDGIFAPLSDMDHMMSDSSDHSDHIQKLLESKNDSKGDTRHHTNNKHFDCSECGKSFRRKSNFTVHMRIHNGEKLFTCSVCKKSFSTKLIMTRHMRTHTGEKPFTCSVCKKSFSIKESMTRHMKTHTGEKPFTCSICKKRFSRKLEMSTHMRRHTGEKPFTCSVCKKSFFRKQHMTRHMRTHAGEKPFRCTVCVKRFRFRNQVSEHKCVTVMEAAGN from the exons ATGTCTAAATTACagatgttgagagcgttggtggatcagcgactaactgctgccgttgaagaaatatttgtagtgttagaaagaacgatagcagaatacgaggtgaaactttctagaacaaaagaggattgcaatcaactactggacgctgttttcaagaaagatcaagttgtgttacacagaacag cagacgtccagcaggtgtcagcagagagtcatgaagagattccctccaagcagcaggagtggagttcaagtgtgggacagaaggagctacaggccccctTTCACATTAAAGAGGATCAGCttcatgatgaagatgaagctcattCCTTACAGCtgcatcacagtcaaagtgaggagaacagaggggcggagcttgtaagtccgcacatcacagaagctgatggagagcattgtgaagatataaagtcagaaccagacggcatctttgctccactgtcagacatggaccacatgatgtcagactcttctgatcacagtgaccacatccaaaaacttttggagagtaaaaatgactctaaaggtgatacgagacatcacactaacaacaaacactttgactgctctgaatgtgggaaatcatttagacggaagagtaattttacagtacacatgagaatacataatGGAGAGAAactttttacttgctctgtttgtaagaagagtttctccacaaaactTATCATGActagacacatgagaacacatactggagagaaaccttttacttgctctgtttgtaagaagagtttctccataaAGGAAAGCATGACtagacacatgaaaacacacactggagagaaaccttttacttgctctatTTGTAAGAAGAGGTTTTCCAGAAAGCTAGAAATGTCCACGCACATGAGAAGACAtaccggagagaaaccttttacttgctctgtttgtaagaaaagtttcttcagaaagcaacacatgaccagacacatgagaacacacgctgGAGAGAAACCGTTTCGTTGCACTGTGTGTGTTAAAAGGTTCAGGTTTAGGAATCAGGTCAGTGagcacaagtgtgtaacagtcatggaagctgcagggaattaa